The genomic stretch CGGAAGTTTAATTGCGAAATCGTCTGTGAATGTAGATACACAAAACAAAGCTGAAGTGACATTTTCAATTCCTTCCAACAAAGTGATTCAAGGAAGTATTCAGATTGAAGATACTTCGTTGCAATTTGATAACAATTTGTTTTTCAATATCAATGCACCACAAAAAATAAACGTGTTAGCGATTAACGAAGCGGATGATGAATTTTTAAAGAAATTGTATACAGATGACGAATTCAATTTGGTTTCTTCAAACGTAAATCAACTGAATTACAACGCAATTTCTACGCAACAATTAATTGTGCTGAATGAACTCAAAACCATTCCGAATCCGTTGTTGACAGCACTGAGAAGTTTCAAACAAAACGGCGGTTCATTGGTGATTATTCCTGCAAAGGAAAGTAATTTAGCAAGTTATAACGAATTGCTTCAAGCAAATAATTTTGGTCGTTTCAAAGAAGTTTCAAATGTAACCGAAAAGAAAATTACCAATATCAATTTTTCGCATCCGCTTTTCACGAATGTATTCGAAAAAAAAGTAACCAATTTTCAATATCCGAAAGTAAATCATTATTTCGAAATCAACGGAAGTGCGGCAATTTTAAAATTAGAAAATAACCTGCCATTTTTACTCGAAAAGAACGAAACGTATGTATTTACAGGAGCGATTAACAACAAAAATTCAAACTTTAAAAACACGCCATTAATTGTTCCAATTTTATACAATATTGGTAAAAATAGTCTGCGATTAACGAATTTATATTACACGCTCGGAAAAGAAAATACCTTTGATGTGCAAACGTCGCTTGGGCAAGATGCTGTGTTAACGATCGTGAAAGCAGATGAAGAATTTATTCCGTTGCAACAAACGGCAAATAATAAAGTTCGGTTAACGACAGACGAGTTTCCGAATACCGCAGGAATTTATTCTATCAAAAATCAAACTGCTGAATTACAGCAAATTAGCTATAATTTTGATCGAACAGAAAGTTCTTTGCAATATCATGATATGGCATTGTCATATCCAAATAATACGCACACAGCGGTTTCACAATTCTTTGAAGATTTAAAAAAAGAACAGTCCGTTGCTTCGCTTTGGAAATGGTTTGTTATTTTTGCACTATTATTTTTATGTATTGAAATTTTGATTCTAAAATTCGTCAAATGAACCTCATCATAAAATCCGCTACTATTATTGATGTTACGAGCAAATTTCATGGCTCTACAAACGATATTTTGATAGAAAACGGAGTTATTACACAGATTGCCACTTCCGTAGATAATCCACACAAATACGACATTATTTCGCTCGAAAACCTGCACGTTTCACAAGGTTGGTTTGACAGCAGCGTAAGTTTGGGCGAACCTGGATTTGAAGAACGTGAAACGATTGAAAACGGTTTGAAAACGGCTGCAAAGAGTGGATTTACCGCAATTGCCGTGAATCCGAACGCAAATCCAATTGCAGACACGAAAGCTGATATTGCATTTTTAAAAAGTAACGCGCTCGGAAATGCGGTTGACCTCTACCCGATTGGCGCATTGACTACGAAAAGTGAAAGTGTCGATTTAGCCGAAATGTTTGATATGAAAAATGCTGGCGCAATTGCGTTTGGCGATTATCAGAAAGCAATTAAAAATCCAAATTTGTTAAAGATTGCCTTATTATACGCCGATAATTTTGACGGTTTGGTGTTATCATTTCCACAAGAAGAAAAAATTTCTGGAAAAGGAATTGTCAATGAAGAACACAATAGTACGCGTTTGGGCTTGAAAGGAATTCCCGCTTTGGCGGAAGAATTACAGGTTGCAAGAGATTTGTTTTTGTTGGAATATACAAACGGAAAATTACACATTCCAACCATTTCTACAGCGAAATCTGTACAGTTAATTCGCGAAGCAAAACAAAAAGGATTGAACGTAAGTTGTTCGGTTGCCATTCATAATTTAATATTGACGGATGACGAATTAGCAGAGTTTGACACCAATTATAAAGTATTACCGCCATTACGAACGCAGAAAGATTGCAAAGCGTTGTTGGAAGGTTTAAAAGACGGAACAATTGATTTGGTAACCAGCGATCATAATCCGATTGATGTAGAGAATAAGAACATTGAGTTTGACAACGCAATGTACGGAACTATTGGTCTGGAAACCGCTTTTGGTGCCTTGCAAACGGTTTTTGATACAGAAAAAACAGTTGAATTGTTAACTTCAGGAAAAGAACGATTTGGTATTGAAACTTCTAAAATTTCGGAAGGAGAAACAGCAAATCTGACACTTTTTAATCCTGATGGAAACTATACTTTTACTGAAAAAAACATTCATAGTACATCAAAAAACAGTGCTTTTTTAGGAAAAAAACTAAAAGGAACTGTGTACGGAATTATTCATAAACATCAAAAAATAGCGTAGTTATGAATTTCAAAACTATCGAAGAAGGAAAACAAATGGCAATTATTTCATATATCACATTGATTGGACTCGTGATTGCGTTTTCAATGAATGTAGATAAAAAGAATGAATTTGCACGCTTTCACATTCGCCAAGCTTTAGGATTAAATATTTTATTTTATATGATTTCATTTTTCATTGGCTATTTTAATAGTTGGATGATTTCGGGATCATTTTACGTATTTTTCATTGTACTTTGGGTTTTCGGACTCACAAACGCCATTCAAGGCGAACACAAACCAATTCCTTTATTGGGCGATTATTTTCAAGATTGGTTCAAATCAGTTTAATTTATTACCTTATTATATATCATGCAAACAAAAAAACTTTCACTTCATCATATTATTAAAACACCAAAAGTTGCAACTGAAAAAGCACCATTAATCATTTTATTTCATGGGTATGGAAGTAATGAAGAGGATTTATTTTCGTTTGCAGCAGAATTACCAGAGAATTTATTTATTGTTGCCGCACGTGCGCCAAGAGATTTAGCACCTTACGGATATTCTTGGTACGATATTGAATATACGTCAACTGATAAAGTGAGCGACGATGCACAAGCTATAGAATCGAGAGATATTATTGGAAATTTTATTGATGAAGTTGTCGAAAATTATCCTGTGGATGGAAAA from Kordia antarctica encodes the following:
- a CDS encoding vWA domain-containing protein produces the protein MQFKYPEVLYALLLLLIPIIVHLFQLRRFEKIPFTNVKFLKNVILQTRKSSQLKKWLILCTRLLALAALVFAFAQPYFANRDIVKTEKETVIYLDNSFSMQTKGEKGDLLKRAVQELLNTVPEDEQVSIFTNTETYKNTTIKSIRNELLQLEYSHQQEAIPSVILKGRKLFSKQQNSVKNLILISDFQQNEQLSIQNDSTFTTNYIQLKPANANNIALDSLYIYEQDANSVTIAVVLKNSGVPVQDLPVSLYDGGSLIAKSSVNVDTQNKAEVTFSIPSNKVIQGSIQIEDTSLQFDNNLFFNINAPQKINVLAINEADDEFLKKLYTDDEFNLVSSNVNQLNYNAISTQQLIVLNELKTIPNPLLTALRSFKQNGGSLVIIPAKESNLASYNELLQANNFGRFKEVSNVTEKKITNINFSHPLFTNVFEKKVTNFQYPKVNHYFEINGSAAILKLENNLPFLLEKNETYVFTGAINNKNSNFKNTPLIVPILYNIGKNSLRLTNLYYTLGKENTFDVQTSLGQDAVLTIVKADEEFIPLQQTANNKVRLTTDEFPNTAGIYSIKNQTAELQQISYNFDRTESSLQYHDMALSYPNNTHTAVSQFFEDLKKEQSVASLWKWFVIFALLFLCIEILILKFVK
- a CDS encoding DUF4870 domain-containing protein, coding for MNFKTIEEGKQMAIISYITLIGLVIAFSMNVDKKNEFARFHIRQALGLNILFYMISFFIGYFNSWMISGSFYVFFIVLWVFGLTNAIQGEHKPIPLLGDYFQDWFKSV
- a CDS encoding dihydroorotase; the protein is MNLIIKSATIIDVTSKFHGSTNDILIENGVITQIATSVDNPHKYDIISLENLHVSQGWFDSSVSLGEPGFEERETIENGLKTAAKSGFTAIAVNPNANPIADTKADIAFLKSNALGNAVDLYPIGALTTKSESVDLAEMFDMKNAGAIAFGDYQKAIKNPNLLKIALLYADNFDGLVLSFPQEEKISGKGIVNEEHNSTRLGLKGIPALAEELQVARDLFLLEYTNGKLHIPTISTAKSVQLIREAKQKGLNVSCSVAIHNLILTDDELAEFDTNYKVLPPLRTQKDCKALLEGLKDGTIDLVTSDHNPIDVENKNIEFDNAMYGTIGLETAFGALQTVFDTEKTVELLTSGKERFGIETSKISEGETANLTLFNPDGNYTFTEKNIHSTSKNSAFLGKKLKGTVYGIIHKHQKIA